A DNA window from Patagioenas fasciata isolate bPatFas1 chromosome 1, bPatFas1.hap1, whole genome shotgun sequence contains the following coding sequences:
- the PDE2A gene encoding cGMP-dependent 3',5'-cyclic phosphodiesterase isoform X2 translates to MGTLQDTDALLSLGAVIEVTSLRDTLRHALVTLLPAVEHVCIYLRDGDTRLVCDDPPHELPPEGTLRDAVRRQQRVQCGGLPPTEPPAQQLGTLAAPLAPGTQVLIIPLVDKDSGTVICVILVHCGQLSDPDEQNLRALERHTLVAFRRLQALQKLQPWPQVSLSTSSSQNSLAKAEKVPDSGYTPLDCKILQLCGELYDLDAASLQLKVINYLKQETQSLSCCLLLVSEDNHQLFCQVVGDRVLEEEISFSLTFGRLGQVVEDKKSITLKDISEEEHKQLSSMLGCEVTSMLCVPVISRATSQVVALACAFNKLSGDSYTEADERKIQHCFCYTSTVLTSTLAFQKEQKLKCECQALLQVAKNLFTHLDDVSVLLQEIITEARNLSNAEICSVFLLDRLSHELVAKVFDGGVVDDESYEIRIPADQGIAGHVATTGKILNIKDAYSHPLFYRGVDDSTGFRTRNILCFPIKNESQEVIGVAELVNKINGPWFSKFDEDLATAFSIYCGISIAHSLLYKKVNEAQYRSHLANEMMMYHMKVSDDEYTKLLSEGIQPVATIDPNFANFTYTPRSLPEDDTSMAILSMLQDMNFINTYKMDRQTLTRFCLMVKKGYRDPPYHNWMHAFSVSHFCYLLYKNLELVNYLEDIEIFALFISCMCHDLDHRGTNNSFQVASKSVLAALYSSEGSVMERHHFAQAIAILNSQGCNIFDHFSRKDYQRMLDLMRDIILATDLAHHLRIFKDLQKMAEVGYDPKNKQHHNLLLCLLMTSCDLSDQTKGWKTTRKIAELIYKEFFSQGDLEKAMGNRPLEMMDREKAYIPELQISFMEHIAMPIYKLLQDLFPKAAELYERVASNREQWTKVSHKFTIRGLPSNNSLDFLDEEYDPQVPDPQLNGCLEPEGGQPEAGAE, encoded by the exons GAGCACGTCTGCATCTACCTGCGGGATGGGGACACCCGGCTGGTCTGCGATGACCCCCCCCACGAGCTGCCACCCGAGGGGACGCTCAG GGACGCCGTGCGCAGGCAGCAGCGGGTGCAGTGTGGGGGGCTGCCCCCCACCgagccccctgcccagcagctggggacactGGCAGCACCCCTGGCACCTGGCACGCAag tgctcatCATCCCACTGGTGGACAAGGACAGCGGGACCGTGATCTGCGTCATCCTG GTTCACTGCGGCCAGCTGAGCGACCCGGACGAGCAGAACCTGCGCGCGCTGGAGAGACAC ACCCTGGTGGCGTTCCGGCGCCTGCAAgccctgcagaagctgcagccctggccccagGTCAgcctctccaccagctcctcccaAAACTCCTTGGCCAAGGCTGAGAAGGTGCCCGACAGCGGCTACACCCCCTTGGACTGCAAGATCCTGCAGCTCTGCG GTGAGTTGTACGACCTGGATGCCGCTTCGCTCCAGCTCAAGGTCATCAACTAT CTGAAGCAGGAGACCCAGTCgctcagctgctgcctcctgctggTCTCCGAGGACAACCACCAGCTCTTCTGCCAG GTGGTGGGGGACCGTGTCCTGGAGGAGGAGATCAGCTTCTCG CTCACCTTCGGGCGCCTGGGCCAGGTAGTGGAGGACAAGAAATCCATCACCTTGAAGGACATCAGCGAG GAGGAGCACAAGCAGCTGAGCAGCATGTTGGGCTGCGAGGTCACCTCCATGCTCTGCGTCCCCGTCATCAGCCGGGCCACCTCCCAGGTGGTGGCGTTGGCCTGCGCCTTCAACAAGCTGAGCGGGGACAG CTACACGGAGGCGGACGAGCGCAAGATCCAGCACTGCTTCTGCTACACGTCCACGGTGCTCACCAGCACCTTGGCCTTCCAGAAGGAGCAGAAGCTCAAGTGCGAGTGTCAG GCCCTGCTGCAGGTGGCCAAGAACCTCTTCACGCACTTGG ACGACGTCTCCGTCCTGCTCCAGGAGATCATCACGGAGGCGCGAAACCTCAGCAACGCCGAGAT ATGCTCCGTGTTCCTGCTGGACCGGCTGAGCCACGAGCTGGTGGCCAAGGTGTTCGACGGCGGCGTGGTGGACGACGAG AGCTACGAGATCCGCATCCCGGCGGACCAGGGCATCGCCGGGCACGTGGCCACCACCGGGAAGATCCTCAACATCAAGGACGCCTACTCGCATCCGCTCTTCTACCGCGGCGTGGACGACAGCACCGGCTTCCGCACCCGCAACATCCTCTGCTTCCCCATCAAGAACGAGAGCCAGg AGGTCATCGGGGTGGCCGAGCTGGTCAACAAGATCAACGGTCCCTGGTTCAGCAAGTTCGATGAGGACTTGGCCACCGCCTTCTCCATCTACTGCGGCATCAGCATCGCCCAC TCACTGCTGTACAAGAAGGTGAACGAGGCGCAGTACCGCAGCCACCTGGCCAACGAGATGATGATGTACCACATGAAG GTGTCGGACGATGAGTACACCAAGCTGCTGAGCGAGGGCATCCAGCCCGTGGCCACCATCGACCCCAACTTCGCCAACTTCACCTACACCCCCCGCTCGCTGCCCGAGGACGACACCTCCATg GCCATCCTCAGCATGCTGCAGGACATGAACTTCATCAACACCTACAAGATGGACCGGCAGACACTCACCCG GTTCTGCCTGATGGTGAAGAAGGGCTACCGCGACCCCCCGTACCACAACTGGATGCACGCCTTCTCCGTCTCCCACTTCTGCTACCTGCTCTACAAGAACCTGGAGCTTGTCAACTACCTGGA AGACATCGAGATCTTCGCCCTCTTCATCTCCTGCATGTGCCACGACCTGGACCACAGGGGCACCAATAACTCCTTCCAGGTGGCCTCG AAATCAGTCCTGGCCGCATTGTACAGCTCAGAAGGTTCCGTCATGGAG AGGCATCACTTCGCCCAGGCCATCGCCATCCTCAACAGCCAAGGTTGCAACATCTTCGACCACTTCTCCCGCAAG GACTATCAGCGCATGTTGGACCTGATGAGGGACATCATCTTGGCCACTGACCTGGCCCACCATCTCCGCATCTTCAAGGACCTCCAGAAGATGGCAGAAG TTGGGTATGACCCCAAGAACAAGCAGCACCACAACCTCCTGCTCTGCCTGCTCATGACCTCCTGTGACCTCTCCGACCAGACCAAGGGCTGGAAGACCACCAGGAAGATTGCG GAGCTGATCTACAAGGAGTTCTTCTCCCAAGGTGACCTG GAGAAAGCCATGGGCAACCGACCGCTGGAGATGATGGACCGGGAGAAAGCCTACATCCCCGAGCTGCAGATCAGCTTCATGGAGCACATCGCCATGCCTATCTACAA GTTGCTGCAGGACCTGTTCCCCAAGGCAGCAGAGCTCTACGAGCGGGTGGCCAGTAACCGGGAGCAGTGGACCAAGGTGTCCCACAAATTCACCATCCGGGGCTTGCCCAGTAACAACTCCCTGGACTTTCTGGATGAAGAATACGACCCCCAAGTTCCTGACCCCCAACTCAACGGTTGCCTGGAGCCCGAGGGGGGGCAGCCCGAGGCGGGGGCTGAGTGA
- the PDE2A gene encoding cGMP-dependent 3',5'-cyclic phosphodiesterase isoform X1: MGQGCGHSILCRSQPYQAAASDLRGQQVFLKVEDAVPGNEALQDALLSLGAVIEVTSLRDTLRHALVTLLPAVEHVCIYLRDGDTRLVCDDPPHELPPEGTLRDAVRRQQRVQCGGLPPTEPPAQQLGTLAAPLAPGTQVLIIPLVDKDSGTVICVILVHCGQLSDPDEQNLRALERHTLVAFRRLQALQKLQPWPQVSLSTSSSQNSLAKAEKVPDSGYTPLDCKILQLCGELYDLDAASLQLKVINYLKQETQSLSCCLLLVSEDNHQLFCQVVGDRVLEEEISFSLTFGRLGQVVEDKKSITLKDISEEEHKQLSSMLGCEVTSMLCVPVISRATSQVVALACAFNKLSGDSYTEADERKIQHCFCYTSTVLTSTLAFQKEQKLKCECQALLQVAKNLFTHLDDVSVLLQEIITEARNLSNAEICSVFLLDRLSHELVAKVFDGGVVDDESYEIRIPADQGIAGHVATTGKILNIKDAYSHPLFYRGVDDSTGFRTRNILCFPIKNESQEVIGVAELVNKINGPWFSKFDEDLATAFSIYCGISIAHSLLYKKVNEAQYRSHLANEMMMYHMKVSDDEYTKLLSEGIQPVATIDPNFANFTYTPRSLPEDDTSMAILSMLQDMNFINTYKMDRQTLTRFCLMVKKGYRDPPYHNWMHAFSVSHFCYLLYKNLELVNYLEDIEIFALFISCMCHDLDHRGTNNSFQVASKSVLAALYSSEGSVMERHHFAQAIAILNSQGCNIFDHFSRKDYQRMLDLMRDIILATDLAHHLRIFKDLQKMAEVGYDPKNKQHHNLLLCLLMTSCDLSDQTKGWKTTRKIAELIYKEFFSQGDLEKAMGNRPLEMMDREKAYIPELQISFMEHIAMPIYKLLQDLFPKAAELYERVASNREQWTKVSHKFTIRGLPSNNSLDFLDEEYDPQVPDPQLNGCLEPEGGQPEAGAE; this comes from the exons GAGCACGTCTGCATCTACCTGCGGGATGGGGACACCCGGCTGGTCTGCGATGACCCCCCCCACGAGCTGCCACCCGAGGGGACGCTCAG GGACGCCGTGCGCAGGCAGCAGCGGGTGCAGTGTGGGGGGCTGCCCCCCACCgagccccctgcccagcagctggggacactGGCAGCACCCCTGGCACCTGGCACGCAag tgctcatCATCCCACTGGTGGACAAGGACAGCGGGACCGTGATCTGCGTCATCCTG GTTCACTGCGGCCAGCTGAGCGACCCGGACGAGCAGAACCTGCGCGCGCTGGAGAGACAC ACCCTGGTGGCGTTCCGGCGCCTGCAAgccctgcagaagctgcagccctggccccagGTCAgcctctccaccagctcctcccaAAACTCCTTGGCCAAGGCTGAGAAGGTGCCCGACAGCGGCTACACCCCCTTGGACTGCAAGATCCTGCAGCTCTGCG GTGAGTTGTACGACCTGGATGCCGCTTCGCTCCAGCTCAAGGTCATCAACTAT CTGAAGCAGGAGACCCAGTCgctcagctgctgcctcctgctggTCTCCGAGGACAACCACCAGCTCTTCTGCCAG GTGGTGGGGGACCGTGTCCTGGAGGAGGAGATCAGCTTCTCG CTCACCTTCGGGCGCCTGGGCCAGGTAGTGGAGGACAAGAAATCCATCACCTTGAAGGACATCAGCGAG GAGGAGCACAAGCAGCTGAGCAGCATGTTGGGCTGCGAGGTCACCTCCATGCTCTGCGTCCCCGTCATCAGCCGGGCCACCTCCCAGGTGGTGGCGTTGGCCTGCGCCTTCAACAAGCTGAGCGGGGACAG CTACACGGAGGCGGACGAGCGCAAGATCCAGCACTGCTTCTGCTACACGTCCACGGTGCTCACCAGCACCTTGGCCTTCCAGAAGGAGCAGAAGCTCAAGTGCGAGTGTCAG GCCCTGCTGCAGGTGGCCAAGAACCTCTTCACGCACTTGG ACGACGTCTCCGTCCTGCTCCAGGAGATCATCACGGAGGCGCGAAACCTCAGCAACGCCGAGAT ATGCTCCGTGTTCCTGCTGGACCGGCTGAGCCACGAGCTGGTGGCCAAGGTGTTCGACGGCGGCGTGGTGGACGACGAG AGCTACGAGATCCGCATCCCGGCGGACCAGGGCATCGCCGGGCACGTGGCCACCACCGGGAAGATCCTCAACATCAAGGACGCCTACTCGCATCCGCTCTTCTACCGCGGCGTGGACGACAGCACCGGCTTCCGCACCCGCAACATCCTCTGCTTCCCCATCAAGAACGAGAGCCAGg AGGTCATCGGGGTGGCCGAGCTGGTCAACAAGATCAACGGTCCCTGGTTCAGCAAGTTCGATGAGGACTTGGCCACCGCCTTCTCCATCTACTGCGGCATCAGCATCGCCCAC TCACTGCTGTACAAGAAGGTGAACGAGGCGCAGTACCGCAGCCACCTGGCCAACGAGATGATGATGTACCACATGAAG GTGTCGGACGATGAGTACACCAAGCTGCTGAGCGAGGGCATCCAGCCCGTGGCCACCATCGACCCCAACTTCGCCAACTTCACCTACACCCCCCGCTCGCTGCCCGAGGACGACACCTCCATg GCCATCCTCAGCATGCTGCAGGACATGAACTTCATCAACACCTACAAGATGGACCGGCAGACACTCACCCG GTTCTGCCTGATGGTGAAGAAGGGCTACCGCGACCCCCCGTACCACAACTGGATGCACGCCTTCTCCGTCTCCCACTTCTGCTACCTGCTCTACAAGAACCTGGAGCTTGTCAACTACCTGGA AGACATCGAGATCTTCGCCCTCTTCATCTCCTGCATGTGCCACGACCTGGACCACAGGGGCACCAATAACTCCTTCCAGGTGGCCTCG AAATCAGTCCTGGCCGCATTGTACAGCTCAGAAGGTTCCGTCATGGAG AGGCATCACTTCGCCCAGGCCATCGCCATCCTCAACAGCCAAGGTTGCAACATCTTCGACCACTTCTCCCGCAAG GACTATCAGCGCATGTTGGACCTGATGAGGGACATCATCTTGGCCACTGACCTGGCCCACCATCTCCGCATCTTCAAGGACCTCCAGAAGATGGCAGAAG TTGGGTATGACCCCAAGAACAAGCAGCACCACAACCTCCTGCTCTGCCTGCTCATGACCTCCTGTGACCTCTCCGACCAGACCAAGGGCTGGAAGACCACCAGGAAGATTGCG GAGCTGATCTACAAGGAGTTCTTCTCCCAAGGTGACCTG GAGAAAGCCATGGGCAACCGACCGCTGGAGATGATGGACCGGGAGAAAGCCTACATCCCCGAGCTGCAGATCAGCTTCATGGAGCACATCGCCATGCCTATCTACAA GTTGCTGCAGGACCTGTTCCCCAAGGCAGCAGAGCTCTACGAGCGGGTGGCCAGTAACCGGGAGCAGTGGACCAAGGTGTCCCACAAATTCACCATCCGGGGCTTGCCCAGTAACAACTCCCTGGACTTTCTGGATGAAGAATACGACCCCCAAGTTCCTGACCCCCAACTCAACGGTTGCCTGGAGCCCGAGGGGGGGCAGCCCGAGGCGGGGGCTGAGTGA